A stretch of the Actinotalea sp. JY-7876 genome encodes the following:
- a CDS encoding YnfA family protein: MTVLRSLLLFAVAALAEIGGAWLVWQGVREHRGVLWIGAGVVALGLYGFVATLQPDASFGRILAAYGGIFVAGSLAWGVVVDRFQPDRWDVVGAAICLLGVAVIMYAPRG; the protein is encoded by the coding sequence ATGACCGTGCTGCGCTCGCTCCTGCTGTTCGCCGTCGCCGCGCTGGCCGAGATCGGCGGCGCCTGGCTCGTCTGGCAGGGCGTGCGCGAGCACCGCGGCGTCCTGTGGATCGGCGCGGGCGTCGTCGCCCTGGGGCTGTACGGCTTCGTGGCGACGCTGCAGCCGGACGCGAGCTTCGGGCGCATCCTCGCGGCCTACGGCGGCATCTTCGTCGCGGGCTCGCTCGCCTGGGGCGTCGTGGTCGACAGGTTCCAGCCGGACCGGTGGGACGTCGTCGGCGCGGCGATCTGCCTGCTGGGCGTGGCCGTGATCATGTACGCGCCGCGCGGCTGA
- a CDS encoding efflux RND transporter permease subunit, whose product MHRLARLSLRMRAVTALITVAVTVLGVVSLGALKQELIPSVQVPAAVVLAVYPGSSPDVVEEQVTEPVELAARGVRGVEEISSTSSTALSVTTVMFEYGTDMDLAAQQLTSAVTGTRSGLPADVEPQVVTGSVDDLPVVQLAVAGGADDAALAAAVEGVLVPRLEEIDDVRSVDVTGVAAQEITLDVDVPAMLALGVTPDAVLGVLDANGVTLPAGTVSDGDQTFSVEVGTPLASVEELAALPLTTATGGVVALSQVAEVVDGVEAATSFSRLDGDPALAVAITKTPAGNTVDVSHAVQDAIAEVREVLEQDDVRVSVVFDQAPFIEESIEGLATEGLLGLVFAVVVILLFLASLRSTLVSAVSIPLSLLVAFTVMRVTGYTLNLLTLAALTISIGRVVDDSIVVIENIKRHLSYGEAKTSAILTAVREVGGAITASTVATVAVFVPIGLVGGMVGELFRPFAMTVAIAMGASLFVALTIVPVLAYWFIRAPRSVDGAALDRAREEAEAKERRGLWQRAYVPTLAASLRHPWVTLGVAVVVLAGTLALVPRLETNLLGDTGQDTVTVTQEFSPGTSLEAQDEAAREIEEALGALDEVETVQTTVGGGGLAAVFGGGGGLSASFAVTLDPDVDGVAAQESVRQAVDGLGGERTTDVSVSGGEAAFGSSTVDLVVTAEDLEALTEAAELVQEAAADVDGVLAATSNLGSDQEIVDVTIDRDAAARAGLTESQVAQAVAGAMNPIPVGTVDLGDGPVSVRAELGTPATTVEQLSLLPLTGAQGMTTLGQVAQVEVVEVPSAITRVDGERSATVAVTPEGQDIGTLSTALDEAVADLDLPAGASVTLGGVAADQEDAFADLGLALVLAIAIVFIVMVATFNSLVQPLILLVSVPFAATGALIALLVTDTPLGVPALIGMLMLVGVVVSNAIVLIDLINQYRERGRSLADAVTEGARKRLRPIVMTAAATIFALVPMALGITGGGAFISRPLALVVIGGLLSSTLLTLIVVPVLYTLQARRGETRRVAALVAAGEAEAAAAAALRADEGTDAPRRRGRRAAE is encoded by the coding sequence GTGCACCGTCTTGCCCGGCTCTCCCTGCGCATGCGCGCCGTCACCGCGCTCATCACCGTGGCCGTCACCGTCCTGGGGGTCGTCAGCCTCGGCGCCCTCAAGCAGGAGCTCATCCCGTCGGTGCAGGTGCCGGCGGCCGTCGTCCTCGCGGTGTACCCGGGCTCGTCGCCCGACGTCGTCGAGGAGCAGGTGACCGAGCCGGTCGAGCTCGCGGCGCGGGGCGTGCGGGGGGTCGAGGAGATCTCCTCGACGTCCTCCACCGCGCTGTCCGTCACGACGGTGATGTTCGAGTACGGCACCGACATGGACCTGGCGGCGCAGCAGCTGACGAGCGCGGTCACCGGCACGCGCAGCGGGCTGCCGGCCGACGTCGAGCCGCAGGTGGTCACGGGGTCGGTGGACGACCTGCCCGTGGTGCAGCTCGCGGTCGCCGGCGGCGCCGACGACGCGGCGCTCGCGGCGGCGGTCGAGGGCGTGCTCGTGCCGCGCCTGGAGGAGATCGACGACGTGCGCTCGGTCGACGTCACGGGCGTCGCCGCGCAGGAGATCACGCTCGACGTCGACGTCCCGGCGATGCTCGCGCTGGGCGTGACCCCCGACGCGGTCCTCGGCGTGCTCGATGCCAACGGCGTCACGCTGCCCGCCGGCACCGTCTCGGACGGCGACCAGACCTTCTCCGTCGAGGTGGGCACCCCGCTCGCGAGCGTCGAGGAGCTCGCGGCGCTGCCGCTCACGACGGCGACCGGCGGGGTCGTCGCGCTGTCCCAGGTCGCCGAGGTGGTCGACGGCGTCGAGGCGGCGACGTCGTTCTCCCGGCTCGACGGGGACCCCGCGCTCGCCGTCGCCATCACCAAGACGCCTGCGGGCAACACCGTGGACGTCTCCCACGCGGTGCAGGACGCGATCGCCGAGGTGCGGGAGGTCCTGGAGCAGGACGACGTGCGCGTGAGCGTGGTCTTCGACCAGGCCCCGTTCATCGAGGAGTCCATCGAGGGCCTGGCGACGGAGGGCCTGCTCGGGCTCGTGTTCGCCGTCGTCGTCATCCTGCTGTTCCTCGCGTCGCTGCGATCGACGCTGGTCTCGGCCGTCTCCATCCCGCTCTCGCTGCTCGTGGCGTTCACCGTCATGCGCGTCACGGGGTACACGCTCAACCTGCTCACGCTGGCCGCGCTGACGATCTCGATCGGCCGCGTCGTCGACGACTCCATCGTCGTCATCGAGAACATCAAGCGGCACCTGTCGTACGGCGAGGCGAAGACGTCGGCCATCCTCACGGCGGTGCGCGAGGTCGGCGGTGCGATCACCGCGTCGACCGTCGCGACCGTCGCGGTGTTCGTGCCGATCGGGCTGGTCGGCGGCATGGTCGGCGAGCTGTTCCGGCCGTTCGCGATGACCGTCGCGATCGCGATGGGCGCCTCGCTGTTCGTCGCGCTCACGATCGTGCCGGTCCTCGCGTACTGGTTCATCCGTGCCCCCCGCTCGGTCGACGGCGCGGCCCTGGACCGGGCGCGCGAGGAGGCCGAGGCCAAGGAGCGGCGCGGACTGTGGCAGCGCGCGTACGTGCCGACGCTCGCGGCGTCGCTGCGCCACCCGTGGGTCACGCTCGGCGTCGCCGTCGTCGTGCTCGCCGGCACGCTGGCGCTGGTCCCGCGCCTGGAGACGAACCTGCTCGGCGACACCGGCCAGGACACCGTCACCGTCACGCAGGAGTTCTCGCCGGGCACCTCGCTCGAGGCGCAGGACGAGGCGGCGCGCGAGATCGAGGAGGCTCTCGGCGCGCTCGACGAGGTCGAGACGGTCCAGACGACCGTCGGCGGTGGCGGCCTGGCCGCGGTCTTCGGCGGTGGCGGCGGGCTCTCCGCGTCCTTCGCCGTCACGCTCGACCCCGACGTCGACGGCGTGGCCGCCCAGGAGTCGGTCCGCCAGGCCGTGGACGGGCTCGGTGGCGAGCGGACGACGGACGTCTCCGTCTCGGGGGGCGAGGCGGCCTTCGGCAGCTCGACCGTCGACCTCGTCGTCACCGCGGAGGACCTCGAGGCGCTCACCGAGGCCGCCGAGCTCGTGCAGGAGGCGGCGGCCGACGTCGACGGCGTGCTGGCCGCGACGAGCAACCTCGGCAGCGACCAGGAGATCGTCGACGTGACGATCGACCGGGACGCGGCGGCGCGCGCCGGACTGACCGAGAGCCAGGTGGCGCAGGCCGTCGCCGGCGCCATGAACCCGATCCCGGTGGGGACCGTGGACCTGGGGGACGGTCCCGTCTCGGTGCGTGCTGAGCTGGGCACACCGGCCACGACGGTCGAGCAGCTCTCGCTGCTGCCCCTGACCGGTGCGCAGGGCATGACCACGCTCGGCCAGGTCGCGCAGGTCGAGGTCGTCGAGGTGCCGTCGGCGATCACCCGGGTCGACGGCGAGCGCAGCGCCACCGTCGCCGTCACGCCCGAGGGGCAGGACATCGGCACGCTCTCCACGGCGCTCGACGAGGCCGTCGCGGACCTCGACCTGCCGGCCGGTGCGAGCGTGACGCTCGGGGGCGTCGCGGCGGACCAGGAGGACGCGTTCGCGGACCTCGGGCTCGCGCTGGTGCTCGCGATCGCCATCGTCTTCATCGTCATGGTGGCGACGTTCAACAGCCTCGTGCAGCCGCTCATCCTGCTGGTGTCGGTGCCGTTCGCCGCGACCGGCGCGCTCATCGCGCTGCTGGTCACGGACACGCCGCTCGGCGTCCCGGCCCTGATCGGCATGCTCATGCTGGTCGGCGTCGTGGTGTCGAACGCGATCGTGCTCATCGACCTCATCAACCAGTACCGCGAGCGCGGGCGCAGCCTGGCCGACGCGGTCACCGAGGGCGCGCGCAAGCGGCTGCGGCCGATCGTCATGACGGCCGCCGCGACGATCTTCGCGCTCGTCCCGATGGCGCTGGGCATCACGGGCGGCGGCGCGTTCATCTCGCGCCCGCTGGCCCTCGTGGTCATCGGCGGCCTGCTGTCCTCGACGCTGCTGACCCTCATCGTGGTCCCGGTGCTCTACACCCTCCAGGCGCGACGCGGCGAGACCCGCCGGGTCGCGGCGCTCGTGGCGGCCGGGGAGGCCGAGGCCGCGGCCGCGGCGGCGCTCCGCGCGGACGAGGGCACCGACGCGCCGCGGCGGCGCGGGCGGCGCGCTGCCGAGTAG